A genomic stretch from Streptococcus oralis includes:
- a CDS encoding inositol monophosphatase family protein: METKFEFAKQIVQEAADYILAHMKEDLQVERKSSPTDLVTRLDKEVQDLLVQRILASYPEDLICAEEGCLRAAVGQGNVWVIDPIDGTNNFVAQQEDFAVMLAYFENGVGKFGIIYDVMKGDCYHGGGAFPPCRNNEPLPTFKKKSLQEFLVAGNSGMFETNEWGLADLGRAALGVRVYGSAAISFAKVLSGRLLTYITYLQPWDYAAASILGESLGYRLLTVSGEPVDFQTRQPVMMVPIEMQEEIQSYIYERKEN, encoded by the coding sequence TTGGAAACTAAATTTGAATTTGCCAAACAGATTGTGCAAGAGGCTGCAGATTACATTTTGGCCCACATGAAAGAAGATTTGCAGGTCGAGCGAAAGTCTTCCCCTACAGACTTGGTGACGCGTTTGGATAAGGAAGTTCAGGATCTCTTAGTTCAGAGAATTTTAGCATCTTATCCAGAAGACTTGATTTGTGCAGAAGAGGGCTGTTTACGTGCTGCAGTCGGCCAGGGGAATGTTTGGGTGATCGATCCCATTGACGGTACCAATAACTTTGTCGCCCAGCAGGAAGATTTTGCTGTGATGTTGGCTTATTTTGAGAATGGTGTGGGCAAATTTGGTATCATTTATGATGTCATGAAAGGCGATTGTTACCATGGTGGTGGTGCCTTTCCTCCTTGTCGTAATAATGAGCCCTTACCAACTTTTAAAAAGAAATCTCTTCAAGAATTTTTAGTGGCTGGTAACTCAGGTATGTTTGAAACCAATGAGTGGGGCCTGGCGGATTTGGGGCGAGCAGCTTTGGGAGTCCGTGTCTACGGCAGTGCGGCCATTAGTTTTGCCAAGGTTTTATCGGGTCGTCTGCTGACCTATATTACCTACTTGCAGCCATGGGATTACGCTGCGGCTAGTATTTTAGGGGAAAGTCTGGGGTATCGTCTTCTTACAGTTTCTGGTGAGCCTGTTGATTTTCAAACACGTCAGCCAGTCATGATGGTGCCAATCGAGATGCAAGAAGAGATTCAGTCCTATATTTATGAAAGGAAAGAAAATTAA
- a CDS encoding UPF0223 family protein: MNKQYSYPLDLSWSTEELASVLSFFNDVEAAYEDKVEAKKLLESYKEFKSVVPSKSEEKRLGREFETASGYSFYHAVQLAKEKREGKISLGN; this comes from the coding sequence ATGAACAAACAGTATAGTTACCCACTAGATTTGTCGTGGAGCACTGAAGAACTTGCTTCAGTGCTTTCTTTTTTTAATGATGTTGAAGCTGCCTATGAAGACAAGGTAGAAGCAAAAAAACTGCTAGAGTCTTACAAGGAATTTAAGTCTGTCGTTCCGAGCAAAAGTGAAGAAAAACGCCTAGGCCGCGAATTTGAGACGGCTAGCGGTTATTCCTTCTATCATGCAGTTCAATTAGCAAAAGAAAAAAGAGAAGGGAAGATTTCTCTTGGAAACTAA
- a CDS encoding Spx/MgsR family RNA polymerase-binding regulatory protein: MITLFLSPSCTSCRKAKAWLETHKVPFEEHNIMTSPLTRKELQHILSLTENGTDDIISTRSKIFQKLDIDVESISVSELLQLIEQYPSLLRRPIIIDTKRMQIGFNEDEIRAFLPRSYRKQELKEATLRAGIG, encoded by the coding sequence ATGATTACACTATTTTTATCACCGAGCTGTACATCATGTCGTAAGGCAAAGGCCTGGTTAGAGACGCATAAAGTTCCTTTTGAGGAGCACAATATTATGACCAGTCCTTTAACAAGAAAAGAATTGCAACACATTCTTTCCTTGACCGAAAATGGTACTGATGACATCATTTCAACTCGTTCAAAAATTTTCCAAAAATTGGATATTGATGTAGAGAGTATTTCGGTATCGGAGTTGCTTCAGTTGATTGAGCAATATCCTAGTCTTTTGCGTCGCCCAATTATTATTGATACCAAACGCATGCAGATCGGTTTTAATGAAGATGAGATTCGTGCTTTTCTCCCTCGTAGTTACCGTAAACAAGAACTAAAAGAAGCAACATTGAGAGCTGGTATTGGATAG
- a CDS encoding TIGR01906 family membrane protein, translating into MKTKLTFWGSVLFFLSLSILLTIYLAWIFYPMEIEWLNLTDRVYLKSETIQYNFQILMNYLTNPFSQVLEMPDFRSSAAGLHHFAVVKNLFHLVQLVTLVTLPSFYFFVKNIVKKGFLPLYRKSILALVLLPLIIGLVGVLIGFEQFFTLFHQILFVGDDTWLFDPAKDPVILILPETFFLHAFLLFFGLYESFFGFLYLKSRRIL; encoded by the coding sequence ATGAAAACTAAACTAACTTTTTGGGGAAGTGTGCTTTTTTTCCTCTCCCTTTCTATTCTCTTAACCATTTATCTAGCTTGGATTTTCTATCCTATGGAGATTGAGTGGCTGAATTTAACGGATAGAGTCTATCTAAAATCCGAAACCATTCAGTACAACTTTCAAATTTTGATGAATTACCTGACCAATCCCTTTAGTCAGGTCTTAGAGATGCCAGATTTTCGTTCGTCAGCGGCAGGCCTGCACCACTTTGCAGTGGTGAAGAATCTCTTCCACTTGGTTCAGCTAGTCACATTGGTGACACTGCCAAGTTTCTATTTCTTTGTTAAAAATATAGTAAAAAAAGGCTTTCTACCCCTATATCGTAAAAGTATCCTGGCTTTAGTGCTATTGCCTCTAATCATTGGGCTTGTGGGAGTGTTGATTGGTTTTGAGCAATTCTTTACTCTCTTCCATCAGATTCTCTTTGTGGGAGATGATACCTGGCTTTTTGATCCCGCAAAGGATCCCGTTATTTTGATTTTACCAGAGACCTTCTTCCTCCATGCTTTCCTTCTCTTCTTTGGACTCTATGAAAGTTTCTTTGGTTTTCTTTATTTGAAAAGTCGTAGAATACTTTAA
- a CDS encoding TIGR01457 family HAD-type hydrolase, whose amino-acid sequence MAYKGYLIDLDGTIYKGKDRIPAGEAFVHELQKREIPYLFVTNNTTRTPESVQEMLAQNFNINTPLSTVYTATLATIDYMNDLGLEKTVYVIGEAGLKDAIQAAGYVEDKQNPAYVVVGLDWQVDYEKFATATLAIQKGAHFIGTNPDLNIPTERGLLPGAGSLVTLLEASTRVKPVYIGKPNAIIMDKAVEHLGLKREELLMVGDNYLTDIRAGIDNGIPTLLVTTGFTKAEEVADLPIAPTHVLSSLAEWDFDEN is encoded by the coding sequence ATGGCTTATAAAGGTTATTTAATTGATTTAGACGGAACCATTTACAAGGGAAAAGACCGGATTCCCGCAGGTGAGGCTTTTGTGCATGAATTGCAAAAACGAGAGATTCCCTATCTCTTTGTGACTAATAATACAACTCGTACTCCTGAGAGCGTTCAAGAGATGTTGGCTCAGAATTTTAATATCAACACGCCTCTATCAACTGTCTACACAGCGACTTTGGCAACCATCGACTATATGAATGACTTGGGACTGGAAAAGACAGTCTATGTCATCGGAGAAGCAGGACTCAAGGATGCCATTCAGGCGGCTGGTTATGTCGAAGATAAGCAAAATCCTGCCTATGTGGTAGTTGGACTGGACTGGCAAGTCGACTATGAAAAATTTGCGACGGCTACACTAGCTATCCAAAAAGGTGCTCACTTTATCGGAACCAATCCAGACCTTAATATCCCAACAGAGCGTGGTCTTTTGCCAGGTGCGGGGTCACTTGTAACACTTCTTGAAGCATCAACACGGGTCAAACCGGTTTATATCGGGAAACCGAATGCTATCATTATGGACAAGGCAGTTGAGCACTTGGGCTTGAAACGAGAAGAATTGCTCATGGTGGGGGATAACTACCTGACAGATATCCGAGCAGGGATTGACAATGGCATTCCAACGCTCTTGGTGACGACAGGTTTTACCAAGGCAGAAGAAGTGGCGGACTTGCCAATCGCCCCAACTCATGTGCTTTCTAGTCTTGCGGAGTGGGATTTTGATGAAAACTAA
- a CDS encoding acyl-[acyl-carrier-protein] thioesterase: MGLTYQMKMKIPFDMADMNGHIKLPDVILLSLQVSGMQSIELGVSDKDVLERYNLVWIITDYEIDVVRLPRFAEEITIETEALTYNRLFCYRRFTIYDEAGQEIIRMLATFVLMDRDSRKVHAVEPEIVAPYQSEFDKKLIRGPKYANLEDPISKDYHVRFYDLDMNGHVNNSKYLDWIFEVMGADFLTKYIPKKINLKYVKEVRPGGMIASAYELNGLESKHEIISDGEINAQAMITWQEIKGN, translated from the coding sequence ATGGGTTTAACTTATCAAATGAAAATGAAAATTCCTTTTGATATGGCGGACATGAACGGTCATATCAAACTTCCAGATGTGATTTTGCTGTCCTTGCAAGTATCAGGTATGCAATCGATTGAGCTGGGAGTCAGTGACAAGGACGTCTTGGAACGCTACAATCTGGTCTGGATTATCACGGATTATGAAATTGACGTGGTTCGCTTGCCTCGCTTTGCTGAGGAGATTACGATTGAAACAGAAGCATTGACTTACAATCGTCTTTTTTGCTACCGCCGTTTCACCATCTATGATGAAGCAGGCCAAGAAATCATTCGCATGTTGGCAACCTTTGTTCTCATGGACAGAGATAGTCGTAAAGTCCATGCTGTCGAACCGGAGATTGTTGCTCCTTACCAGTCTGAGTTTGATAAAAAACTCATCCGTGGGCCGAAGTATGCTAACCTAGAAGACCCGATCAGTAAAGACTACCATGTTCGTTTTTACGACTTGGATATGAATGGTCATGTCAATAATAGTAAATATCTGGATTGGATTTTTGAGGTCATGGGAGCAGACTTTTTGACCAAGTATATTCCAAAGAAAATCAATCTCAAATATGTCAAAGAAGTGCGACCAGGTGGTATGATTGCTTCAGCATATGAACTCAATGGACTAGAAAGCAAGCATGAGATTATCAGTGATGGCGAGATCAATGCCCAAGCTATGATTACATGGCAAGAAATTAAAGGCAATTAG
- the hemW gene encoding radical SAM family heme chaperone HemW, which yields MQKKPTSAYVHIPFCTQICYYCDFSKVFIKNQPVDSYLEHLLEEFRSYDIQKLRTLYIGGGTPTALSAPQLELLLDGLTKNLDLSVLEELTIEANPGDLDADKIAVLKQSPVNRISLGVQTFDDKMLKKIGRSHLEKDIYENIDRLKLASFDNISIDLIYALPGQTMAQVKDNVAKAISLDIPHMSLYSLILENHTVFMNRMRRGKLPLPKEELEAEMFEYIIAELERAGFEHYEISNFSKPGFESRHNLMYWDNAEYYGIGAGASGYVNGVRYKNHGPIRHYLSAVEAGNARITEEHLSQREQMEEEMFLGLRKKSGVSMALFEEKFGRSFDGLYGEIIRDLVQQGLMQIDGDRVRMTKRGLFLGDTVAERFILE from the coding sequence ATGCAGAAAAAACCAACGTCCGCCTACGTGCATATTCCCTTTTGTACACAGATTTGTTATTATTGTGACTTTTCAAAAGTTTTTATCAAGAATCAACCAGTAGATAGTTATCTGGAGCATCTGCTAGAGGAGTTTCGTTCTTATGATATCCAAAAGTTGCGAACTCTCTACATTGGAGGTGGGACGCCAACGGCTTTGTCAGCTCCGCAATTAGAGCTACTCTTAGATGGCTTGACTAAAAATCTAGACTTGTCTGTCTTGGAAGAGTTGACCATTGAGGCCAACCCAGGCGACTTGGATGCGGATAAGATTGCGGTTTTGAAACAGTCACCAGTCAATCGTATTTCCTTGGGAGTGCAGACTTTTGATGACAAAATGCTGAAAAAGATTGGGCGTAGTCACTTGGAGAAGGATATTTATGAAAATATCGACCGCCTCAAACTGGCTAGTTTTGACAATATCTCCATCGATCTAATCTATGCTCTTCCAGGTCAAACTATGGCTCAGGTCAAGGACAATGTAGCTAAGGCTATCTCGCTTGATATTCCTCATATGAGCCTTTATAGCTTGATTTTGGAAAATCATACGGTCTTTATGAACCGCATGCGACGTGGGAAGTTGCCTTTGCCTAAGGAGGAACTTGAAGCTGAGATGTTTGAGTACATCATCGCAGAGCTTGAGCGAGCTGGTTTTGAGCATTATGAGATTTCCAATTTCTCTAAACCCGGATTTGAAAGTCGCCACAATCTCATGTACTGGGACAATGCCGAGTATTATGGTATCGGTGCGGGTGCTTCAGGTTATGTGAACGGGGTACGTTATAAAAACCACGGTCCTATCCGCCACTATCTCAGTGCGGTAGAGGCAGGAAATGCTCGGATAACAGAAGAACACCTGAGTCAAAGGGAGCAGATGGAAGAAGAAATGTTTCTGGGACTCCGCAAGAAATCTGGGGTTTCCATGGCACTATTTGAGGAAAAATTTGGACGGTCCTTTGATGGACTTTATGGCGAAATCATCAGAGACTTGGTTCAACAAGGACTCATGCAGATCGACGGTGATCGTGTCCGAATGACAAAGAGAGGTCTCTTCTTGGGAGACACTGTAGCAGAACGATTTATTTTGGAGTAG
- a CDS encoding YtxH domain-containing protein, whose amino-acid sequence MGKLSSILLGTVSGAALALFLTSDKGKQVCSQAQDFLDDLREDPEYAREQVCEKLTEVKEQATDFVLKTKEQVESGEITFDSVLDQAKNCARQATEASKETFNNLKEQWQEQSVTPDVAEGQEEIIIDITEV is encoded by the coding sequence ATGGGAAAACTATCCTCAATCCTTTTAGGAACGGTTTCTGGTGCTGCTCTTGCTTTGTTTTTGACGAGTGATAAGGGTAAGCAAGTTTGTAGTCAAGCTCAGGATTTTCTAGATGATTTGAGAGAAGATCCAGAATACGCTAGAGAGCAGGTTTGTGAAAAACTGACAGAAGTGAAGGAACAGGCAACTGACTTTGTGCTGAAAACAAAGGAACAAGTAGAATCTGGTGAAATCACTTTTGATAGTGTCCTTGACCAAGCTAAAAACTGTGCTCGACAAGCGACAGAAGCATCCAAGGAAACCTTTAACAATCTCAAGGAGCAGTGGCAAGAACAGTCAGTAACTCCAGACGTTGCTGAAGGCCAAGAAGAAATCATCATCGATATTACTGAAGTATAA
- a CDS encoding DUF948 domain-containing protein — protein sequence MLEVAYILVAIALIVCLVYLTITIQKAGRMIDETEKTIKTLSSDVNVTLHQTNELLAKVNVLADDINIKVATIDPLFTAVADLSESVSDLNQHARVLGKKASSAGSKTIKTGASLSALRFASKFFKK from the coding sequence ATGTTAGAAGTTGCATATATTCTTGTTGCGATTGCTTTGATCGTCTGTTTAGTCTATTTGACAATCACGATTCAAAAAGCAGGTCGTATGATTGATGAGACAGAGAAAACCATCAAAACATTGAGCTCAGATGTGAACGTTACCTTGCATCAGACTAATGAATTACTGGCTAAGGTCAATGTGTTAGCAGACGATATCAATATCAAAGTTGCGACGATTGATCCACTCTTTACGGCTGTGGCAGACTTGTCAGAGTCAGTATCTGATCTCAACCAACATGCCCGTGTTTTAGGTAAAAAAGCTTCATCAGCTGGTTCAAAGACCATTAAAACAGGTGCAAGCTTGTCCGCTCTTCGTTTCGCAAGTAAATTTTTCAAAAAATAG
- the lgt gene encoding prolipoprotein diacylglyceryl transferase: MINPVAFEIGPFSIRWYALCIVAGLVLAVYLAMKEAPKKKILSDDILDFILIAFPVAILGARLYYVLFRLDYYLQNPGEIIAIWNGGLAIYGGLIAGAIVLYIFADRKLINTWDFLDIAAPSVMIAQSLGRWGNFFNQEAYGAAVDNLDYLPGFIRDQMYIEGSYRQPTFLYESVWNMIGFALILIFRRKLKGIRRGQITAFYLIWYGFGRMIIEGMRTDSLMFFGLRVSQWLSVVLIGLGIFIILYQNRKKAPFYHTEEEK, from the coding sequence ATGATTAATCCAGTTGCGTTTGAAATCGGTCCTTTTTCCATTCGTTGGTATGCTTTGTGTATTGTGGCTGGATTGGTCTTGGCTGTCTACCTTGCCATGAAAGAAGCTCCCAAAAAGAAAATTCTATCAGATGATATTTTGGATTTTATCCTGATTGCTTTTCCGGTAGCTATTTTAGGTGCTAGACTATACTACGTACTCTTTCGTTTAGATTATTACCTGCAAAATCCAGGTGAAATCATTGCCATCTGGAATGGTGGTTTGGCCATTTATGGAGGTTTGATAGCAGGGGCTATTGTTCTTTATATCTTTGCAGATAGAAAGCTGATTAATACTTGGGATTTCTTAGATATTGCAGCACCGAGCGTCATGATTGCCCAGAGTTTAGGCCGCTGGGGAAATTTCTTTAACCAAGAAGCCTACGGTGCAGCAGTGGATAATCTGGATTATTTGCCAGGCTTTATTCGTGACCAGATGTACATCGAGGGGAGCTATCGTCAACCGACCTTTCTATATGAGTCGGTTTGGAATATGATCGGTTTTGCTTTGATTTTGATTTTTAGACGAAAATTAAAAGGAATCAGACGCGGTCAGATCACGGCATTCTACTTGATTTGGTATGGCTTTGGTCGTATGATCATCGAAGGGATGCGGACAGATAGTCTTATGTTCTTTGGGCTGCGAGTTTCCCAATGGTTATCAGTTGTCCTTATCGGACTCGGTATTTTTATCATACTTTATCAAAATCGGAAGAAAGCCCCTTTCTATCATACAGAGGAGGAAAAATAA
- the hprK gene encoding HPr(Ser) kinase/phosphatase — protein sequence MSVLVREVIEKLRLDIVYGEGELLEKEINTADIMRPGLEMTGYFDYYTPERIQLLGMKEWSYLVAMPAHNRYQVLKKMFLPETPAVIVARGLVVPEEMLKAARECKIAILTSRTSTSRLSGELSSYLDSRLAERTSVHGVLMDIYGMGVLIQGDSGIGKSETGLELVKRGHRLVADDRVDIFAKDEMTLWGEPAEILKHLLEIRGVGIIDVMSLYGASAVKDSSQVQLAVYLENYDTHKTFDRLGNNAEELEVSGVTIPRIRIPVKTGRNISVVIEAAAMNYRAKEMGFDATRLFEERLTNLISKNEVKDD from the coding sequence ATGTCGGTTTTAGTAAGAGAAGTCATTGAAAAGCTCAGACTAGATATTGTCTATGGTGAAGGCGAATTGCTTGAAAAGGAAATCAACACTGCGGACATTATGAGACCTGGTCTTGAAATGACGGGCTATTTTGATTACTATACTCCAGAACGGATTCAACTGTTAGGGATGAAGGAGTGGTCCTATTTGGTCGCTATGCCTGCCCATAACCGTTATCAAGTTTTGAAGAAAATGTTTCTACCTGAAACACCTGCTGTCATCGTTGCTCGTGGCTTGGTAGTGCCAGAAGAAATGTTGAAAGCTGCTAGGGAATGTAAGATTGCGATTTTAACCAGTCGAACATCAACCAGTCGTTTATCTGGAGAGTTATCTAGCTACCTTGATTCCCGTTTGGCTGAACGTACGAGCGTGCATGGTGTCTTGATGGACATCTATGGCATGGGTGTCTTGATCCAAGGGGATAGTGGTATCGGTAAGAGTGAGACAGGTCTTGAGCTTGTGAAACGTGGACACCGTTTGGTAGCAGACGACCGTGTAGATATCTTTGCCAAGGATGAAATGACCCTTTGGGGAGAGCCCGCTGAAATATTGAAGCATTTACTTGAGATTCGTGGAGTGGGTATTATTGACGTGATGAGTCTCTACGGAGCAAGTGCTGTAAAAGATTCCTCACAAGTCCAGTTGGCTGTTTACTTGGAAAATTATGATACCCATAAGACCTTTGACCGTCTAGGAAATAATGCCGAAGAACTCGAAGTTTCTGGTGTAACGATTCCACGTATCCGCATTCCAGTAAAAACAGGACGCAATATCTCCGTTGTTATTGAGGCGGCAGCTATGAACTATCGCGCTAAGGAAATGGGCTTTGATGCGACGCGTTTATTTGAAGAACGCTTGACTAATCTCATCTCCAAAAATGAGGTGAAAGATGATTAA
- the rpsU gene encoding 30S ribosomal protein S21, giving the protein MSKTVVRKNESLDDALRRFKRAVTKAGTLQETRKREFYEKPSVKRKRKSEAARKRKKF; this is encoded by the coding sequence ATGTCTAAAACAGTAGTACGTAAGAATGAATCTCTTGACGATGCACTTCGTCGTTTCAAACGTGCGGTTACTAAAGCTGGTACTCTTCAAGAAACACGCAAACGTGAATTCTATGAAAAACCTTCTGTAAAACGTAAACGTAAATCAGAAGCAGCTCGTAAACGTAAAAAATTCTAA
- a CDS encoding Type 1 glutamine amidotransferase-like domain-containing protein — translation MKQLFLCSYFAGVKKLFSDYAKEKNLENKVLFIPTAGNKEDYTAYIDEAQQTFRDLGFEIEVLDIASCDRETAQAKIFQSKILYISGGNTFYLLQELKKKQLLSLIKEQIRDGLVYVGESAGAIITAKDIDYNKLMDDKTVAKELSDTAGLDEVEFYILPHYGEEPFTDSSKKTFETYKNQLDLMRMNNSQAVIVNDKEIKVVSEQD, via the coding sequence ATGAAACAATTATTTTTATGTTCATACTTTGCTGGAGTCAAAAAGCTTTTTAGCGATTATGCAAAGGAAAAGAATCTAGAAAACAAGGTTTTATTTATTCCTACCGCTGGGAACAAAGAGGATTATACTGCCTATATCGATGAGGCTCAGCAAACATTCAGAGATTTAGGATTTGAGATAGAGGTTCTAGATATTGCTTCTTGTGATCGAGAAACTGCACAGGCAAAGATTTTCCAAAGTAAGATTCTTTATATCTCAGGCGGGAATACCTTTTATTTATTGCAAGAATTAAAGAAAAAGCAACTCCTATCTCTCATCAAAGAGCAAATAAGAGATGGGTTGGTCTATGTGGGAGAATCAGCAGGGGCTATCATTACAGCCAAGGATATTGACTACAATAAACTAATGGACGACAAGACGGTAGCGAAAGAGTTATCGGATACAGCGGGATTGGATGAAGTGGAGTTTTACATCCTTCCACATTATGGTGAGGAGCCTTTTACTGATAGTAGCAAGAAGACCTTTGAAACCTATAAAAATCAGCTCGACTTAATGCGAATGAACAATTCACAAGCTGTTATTGTAAATGATAAAGAAATAAAAGTTGTTTCTGAACAGGATTAA